The nucleotide window ATAAGTCAAATACCGAACAGTAAAGAATACAATTGTCCATCTCCTTCCTAATAGCATACATACACAATAGGCCAAAATCCAACATgtaccaaaattaatgaaaaatcaagcagtatataagaaatatatctTATACCAAAAACGTGTTACATCACCCCCTCCTAGAACTTGGAAacacaagaaaatttaaaaggaaaaatcCAGCTGacctaaaatattatttatagaattatttaGATATAATTAGGAATTACATACATACCTCTACAAGAGCATCATCAATGATATGATCCCTtcttacttttaattttaaaaaggGTTGTGATGGCAAGCCTGTGAATGTTTGTAAAAAGCTGATTCTCCTTTCAGAGTACATCCGTATTCTATTATCGAAATAGAGGCCCATTGTTTTTGTAGCTGGAGTCAATATGAATGGATAATGCATGAAACtaaatttacctaaaaatataatttttattttgaattattttcaattgactACTGGAAAATAATCTTAAGGTGTGGATACTAGCAATTAGGGTTTATATGAACACAAGTTGTAGCCACCACCTAGTGAGGTCTTGAAGTATAGCTATTATCACACCCAAACTTTGGTATTATAAAATTACAGACAAAAAATTCttacataaattttgatactAAGTTAGCTGAAgatgatttttattcatatattttaacagacataaaaatataaaaatgaaattgttagatgataaaaataaggaaaagaaGATTTTTAATAACGATCAGCTTtcatatgaatataaaaaaaaatgtaaaattaataggcttgtataattaattaaaataccACTGATAAtcttaaaaacaaaatcttaCCTGTGTCACTTTTATAATTGGCAAAATCTCTATCCATTTCAACAGCATCACTAAGTGGCTCATTATAGAATTCTGAAAATGGTAAATAAGGTTTTCGGCAATCGAGTACATGTATACCTAATTCTTCAGCTAAAGGATCTGGAGGTAGGGTACTTTGAGGTTTGAATCCATCTTTAGTATCAGAAAGGCTTTGGTATCTAAGTTCTGGCGATTCTAATACCCCAGCTAACATGTTTGCATAATACAGaatctgaaaaatataatttgcatAAGTTTTATGTGacatatatattttgatatatttgacaGATATGAACGAATATTTGGAAAGAAAATCCAGATTTGTGCAATAGCCATATACCAAGAAAgacatagaaaattatttatactaataaaaagtataacaatttAGGGGATTGTAAGAAgtaaaaaactgaatttgaGAGAATACACAACAAGATAATTATTGACACCATAGCACATTTATTTAAGATTATTTGGAATCATATAGCGAAATAGGAAACTCAGAATGGTCAATGAATAATGATAAGGGTAAACCCGACTCGTCAAAACTCAAAAACCATATAATTGAATTCATTCAAAGAAGAGCCATTGGATAGGTGAAGGTTCATAAGAAGTTGTAGTGTTACATAATGTAAAGAAATGTTATAtgaaacataagaaaaaattaatagagacAATTCCCAATTATTTGGGATATGCCCCAAAATAActtgaatatattgaattttcaatttttttcctataatttcaacattatattttttaaataatagaatagatgcatttttttgaaaataatattaaaaactttgcATTTTTCTCTGAATAATGGAAATTGGATGGGAAACTgagaaaaaatgtcaatattcTCAACTTGTTTCAAAGTAGtgtattttccacaattttgaCCCCAAACTATTGTttagtaaaaatgaaatataaatacaacAGAAAAAATGTATCCTTCAGTAAATGAGTTTCTCATTTACTGAGATGAGAAACTCATTTACTGAtttaaagtattaaaaaaacagatttaccTTCATAAATTTAGTTGCAGATGTAATAACATTTTCATCCTGTACAAAAAAATCTCTTTGAAAAGGTGTCATTATTACTCGCAATGTTATAAGTTGTtgcaaattttccaaaatacttCTGATACTCCTTCTAGCTACGCCTGACCACTGAATAGCTAAACTGGCTTGAACTTCTACTGGAAGCCTTTGTGCTGCTCTACATATTGCAGGCAAAGCTGTCTCTAATAGATCTCCTGAACCTGTACagtgaaaatatgtatttttgattgaaatttacCTCTTAGTTTTCATCATTgttataattatcaaattttgttgacATCTGGACATACAAGATGTGTCATTTTGCTATGTTGGGCATTAAGAATAGTATGAATGTGAAATATGGAAGGATTCGTTATTTAATGCAAAAGAcaagtttaaaaatgaattattataagttaccCCAGAGTCAGTTTCTATTATTTATCTCAAATTACATACCTAATGCTGGGATTTCAAAGACGATAACTAAAACATTTACTATGTCATCATGACTGCCACTTTCTTTCCTCATAGGTAATTCCATTTGTAAATTGCCAGCTAATGTGACTAAAGCATTCACTAgagcattttcaaaaatagaagaatttaatttaaacagAGCTGTATATGCTCTACGGACTGCCGGTATATCAACTGGTGGcagtgaatttttatttgattctgCGCTACTGTCTTCATCTTTGTCCTTTTCTCCTTCCAAACTTCTTACATCTTCTTTTTTCAAAGATTTaatatctgaaatattttttaattaaaaataaagcaTATGAATTGCTAAATCCTTACTAAGACTCCAAGGTAATATTTCccaaagaagaaatattgaGATGAACTTTcaaatccaaaattaaaaatcttaatttactattcagaaataaaaatataactgaaGCTTTCCTAAATGTAAtatttaagagaaattttttagtattttattttagtattactattccatagaaaaaaaaagtgaatcTAATCGACATTATAAAATCCCTGGaatatttctaacaaaaataaaatgtgaacTGAAAAATATATCGTAGTATAGAAAGAGCCTTGGGAAGTCACAAGACTATTTTAAGAAATTACGCAAAACTTCTCTCACTACTTCATTCTTTATAATAGTGtcttctattatattatattttggaaacaagattgaattttttgtctATATCCTTagatatatacaatatttttatgaagaccttttatttttttaaaatatcattaatcTCCCTAGAAAACTTGAGCTTTACTTGATGCAATAATAAGATGTTCTTTTTGTTACTCCCTGTCCTACCtgcattttccaaatttgaagaacTTCTAGTAGGAGTACTTGGTTCTTGTGGGAAACTCTTTGATAGGTTTTCAATGCTACTGAATATTTCTCCTACAGTCCTAATTAAAGGGGAATAACTATTATTAGCTTCACATTCATCTATTATGTCATACAAAGCCTGTTCTGTTAAATATGTTGGTATTGGAgctgaaaaaatacaaatatgatatttggtttattttgaaatttaacttGATAAATTCAAGTTAAAGGAtctgattaatttcatttcaagtaatggaaaattacaaataaaacataattaaataagCGTAAGCACCAGCAATTTTGATTATGTGAATTTCTGAGCTTGAACTGttaattccaatattttctttatatcctATGCCTGATAGTAATTGAAATAACTAATGTTTCGATATAAACTGCCATCTTATTTCACAAATAATAactcctgttttttttttaaatgaaggaTAGAAAAGCTGGCaagatatcaaattttgagaaaataattgaagaaaaacaatacATTACAAAGTATATTAACATGGATTTCAGTTAGCATTAAACAAAATGGGGCCTAGGTTATGAggttttctattatatttcttttaaattgtcTCGGATTTTTTTCAAGCCTTCACGAGTTTTTCTGTTTAATGAGTTAAGAATTTATGTATCTAATGGTATCAAAATGTTGATATAAGATAAAAACGGAGTTATGTAGTTTGTGACTTAAGCTGACAATATGTAAAGGTATAATACTTACTGTTATATTTGAGACTTTCTTTACTATTTGAATAATTACTCTGTGATTCAATATCATTTCTTGGTGAATCTGATTCAAAATTGACGTCATTTGTAgtatcatttttgttatttattatgtttCCCTGTTTCCGAGCTATTTTGTTGGGGTGTCTGTCACATAGTCGAGCATCTTGAGAAAATAACTGAATTGCTTGAGCTGCTGCTTCATCGGGTGTTAGAGGtttcaactaaaaaatattgcaattgtaaaattttattatgttttactcaaaaaaaaatatggatattaTAGATGAAatgtgaatattgaatattatggaaaaataacATTGggtaaatattaatagaaaatctTACTTCACCACTCGAAGCACAGTATTGGTTGTCACAATGAGGATTTCCGCATCCATCAGTAAGTTGGTAGAAGTATCTTTCAATGAGTTTTTTTGCAGCAGCTCGTTTCATAACTTCGTTCTTATTGTCAGTGGAAATTATTTCGTTGTTCAAGTTACTAGACGATGCTTCTGGAATGTTCCTGAAATCGTTTTTTAAAATTCCCCattaaaatgtgtaaatttttcCCCTGAAAACCCAAACAAAGACATTATTTGTTATGATGACATTCAAGATTGATATAACAAACATAACctatagaattatttcaatCGATAATTAAagcaatcaaaattatatttttgagttaTAGATACTTACCTGGAAGCTTCGTCTTTATTGGATATTTGATCTGAAGGGTTCATAGAATTCGATTTTGtgattaaactaaaatataaaatgtgcTGCAAAAACATTCACAAGCAATGCATCAATAATAGAATTGGCTaccaatttatatttatatatttctactaCTCAGTTATTGCTGTTCCAGGTTTCAACTCCAGCCTAGTATTTTTAGGATTTTATGGTGTGCAAgtctgatattttttaattctaatctACTATAAAATGTACCATGTTAAAGTGGCAACATTGATCATCCACAGCTGTCACTAATGTCAGCTATTTTTTTGCGACAGTCTATTACCTTCATCTAATTCGAAATACCTAAATGTGttttgaaaactgaaattaacaGCTTAT belongs to Diorhabda carinulata isolate Delta chromosome X, icDioCari1.1, whole genome shotgun sequence and includes:
- the LOC130902163 gene encoding ubiquitin-protein ligase E3A isoform X1, which produces MFLQHILYFSLITKSNSMNPSDQISNKDEASRNIPEASSSNLNNEIISTDNKNEVMKRAAAKKLIERYFYQLTDGCGNPHCDNQYCASSGELKPLTPDEAAAQAIQLFSQDARLCDRHPNKIARKQGNIINNKNDTTNDVNFESDSPRNDIESQSNYSNSKESLKYNTPIPTYLTEQALYDIIDECEANNSYSPLIRTVGEIFSSIENLSKSFPQEPSTPTRSSSNLENADIKSLKKEDVRSLEGEKDKDEDSSAESNKNSLPPVDIPAVRRAYTALFKLNSSIFENALVNALVTLAGNLQMELPMRKESGSHDDIVNVLVIVFEIPALGSGDLLETALPAICRAAQRLPVEVQASLAIQWSGVARRSIRSILENLQQLITLRVIMTPFQRDFFVQDENVITSATKFMKILYYANMLAGVLESPELRYQSLSDTKDGFKPQSTLPPDPLAEELGIHVLDCRKPYLPFSEFYNEPLSDAVEMDRDFANYKSDTGKFSFMHYPFILTPATKTMGLYFDNRIRMYSERRISFLQTFTGLPSQPFLKLKVRRDHIIDDALVELEMISMDNPSDLKKQLVVEFEGEQGIDEGGVSKEFFQLVIEEIFNPDYAMFSIQPESQTVWFNPTSFESDAQFTLIGIVLGLAIYNNVILAVNFPMVLYRKLMGKRGSFEDLQDWTPVLYNSLKQLLEYHEPNFEDMFMLTFRISYQDVFGSTISYDLKENGDKISVTQENKYEFVDLYADFLLNKSVEKQFSAFYKGFQMVVDESPLELLFRPEEIELLICGSKNFDFDELEHSTEYDGGYTNESQIIKDFWSVVHALSLEDKRKLLQFTTGSDRVPIGGLSRLKLVIAKNGPDSDRLPTAHTCFNVLLLPEYSSKTKLKDRLVKAINYSKGFGML
- the LOC130902163 gene encoding ubiquitin-protein ligase E3A isoform X2, translated to MKRAAAKKLIERYFYQLTDGCGNPHCDNQYCASSGELKPLTPDEAAAQAIQLFSQDARLCDRHPNKIARKQGNIINNKNDTTNDVNFESDSPRNDIESQSNYSNSKESLKYNTPIPTYLTEQALYDIIDECEANNSYSPLIRTVGEIFSSIENLSKSFPQEPSTPTRSSSNLENADIKSLKKEDVRSLEGEKDKDEDSSAESNKNSLPPVDIPAVRRAYTALFKLNSSIFENALVNALVTLAGNLQMELPMRKESGSHDDIVNVLVIVFEIPALGSGDLLETALPAICRAAQRLPVEVQASLAIQWSGVARRSIRSILENLQQLITLRVIMTPFQRDFFVQDENVITSATKFMKILYYANMLAGVLESPELRYQSLSDTKDGFKPQSTLPPDPLAEELGIHVLDCRKPYLPFSEFYNEPLSDAVEMDRDFANYKSDTGKFSFMHYPFILTPATKTMGLYFDNRIRMYSERRISFLQTFTGLPSQPFLKLKVRRDHIIDDALVELEMISMDNPSDLKKQLVVEFEGEQGIDEGGVSKEFFQLVIEEIFNPDYAMFSIQPESQTVWFNPTSFESDAQFTLIGIVLGLAIYNNVILAVNFPMVLYRKLMGKRGSFEDLQDWTPVLYNSLKQLLEYHEPNFEDMFMLTFRISYQDVFGSTISYDLKENGDKISVTQENKYEFVDLYADFLLNKSVEKQFSAFYKGFQMVVDESPLELLFRPEEIELLICGSKNFDFDELEHSTEYDGGYTNESQIIKDFWSVVHALSLEDKRKLLQFTTGSDRVPIGGLSRLKLVIAKNGPDSDRLPTAHTCFNVLLLPEYSSKTKLKDRLVKAINYSKGFGML